One Augochlora pura isolate Apur16 chromosome 10, APUR_v2.2.1, whole genome shotgun sequence DNA window includes the following coding sequences:
- the LOC144475897 gene encoding podocan-like has product MAPTHFLLLIWLLVVPSVLGIRKIVFHSNNKLNIEQHVSSREPSVRCPPNDGVNITALKLDEIPQKCFVNSSFIKNINMEKNLFTKIPTDLFDCTPNLECLNVAFNKIAPDEMFNFKHPNLKTLMMDHQILDRSYHWVYGRRVSTWGRYDDNFPSMEKLQLNGFGDYVLSYNYGELFPRLSNLYLKENNITIIDNDFVSRLPLSLEHLHLEGNHLHDVNLHEAGYLLSLYLDNNPFSGRLPLNVSNVLVLSLRNCGLKSPTLNHFLRNDQLSLELLDLSDNHLEYVPANLLYHRHTLQTLILKGNMIEELSDVGGLTNLKKLSLSSNGIRRVQNLGSSSLEILALRDNRIEEISAATFAMLPLLKELDLSYNRLESLPLNWMSGLSKLERLDLNSNRFARFADISLRSTANNLWELYVKDNRFDDIDEVELETLPEHCRVYVA; this is encoded by the coding sequence ATGGCTCCCACGCATTTCCTACTCCTGATATGGTTGCTGGTGGTGCCCAGCGTTCTGGGTATCCGTAAAATCGTTTTTCATTCGAACAACAAACTGAATATCGAGCAACACGTCAGCAGCAGAGAACCAAGCGTCCGTTGCCCGCCGAACGACGGCGTAAATATAACCGCTCTGAAACTCGACGAGATTCCTCAAAAATGTTTCGTTAATAGTTCTTTCATTAAGAACATCAACatggaaaaaaatttattcacaaAAATTCCCACGGACTTGTTCGACTGCACGCCGAATTTGGAATGTTTGAACGTGGCTTTCAATAAAATCGCGCCGGACGAGATGTTCAACTTCAAGCATCCGAATCTGAAAACGTTGATGATGGATCATCAGATCCTGGATCGATCTTACCATTGGGTCTACGGAAGACGCGTGTCGACTTGGGGGAGATACGACGACAATTTCCCGAGCATGGAGAAGCTCCAGCTCAACGGGTTCGGCGACTACGTGTTGAGCTATAATTACGGCGAGCTCTTCCCGCGACTGTCGAACCTTTACTTGAAAGAAAACAACATCACCATCATAGACAACGATTTCGTTTCACGGTTGCCGCTTTCGTTGGAACACCTTCATTTGGAAGGGAATCACCTTCACGACGTGAACCTGCACGAGGCTGGATACCTGTTGTCCCTGTACCTGGACAATAATCCGTTCAGCGGGCGTCTTCCGCTGAACGTCAGCAACGTGTTAGTGTTGTCGTTAAGGAATTGCGGTCTGAAAAGCCCGACGTTAAATCATTTCCTCCGGAACGACCAACTCTCGTTGGAGTTGCTGGATCTCTCTGACAATCATCTGGAGTATGTGCCGGCGAATTTGTTGTATCACAGACACACCTTACAAACATTGATATTGAAAGGGAACATGATCGAGGAACTGTCGGACGTCGGCGGTTTAACCAATTTGAAGAAGCTGTCGCTAAGCTCGAATGGAATTCGTCGGGTTCAGAACTTGGGGTCAAGCTCCCTGGAGATACTTGCTCTCAGGGACAATCGGATCGAGGAGATAAGCGCCGCGACGTTCGCGATGCTGCCGTTGCTGAAGGAACTCGATTTGTCGTACAATCGGCTGGAAAGTCTGCCCCTCAACTGGATGTCGGGCTTGAGCAAACTCGAACGTTTGGATTTGAATTCCAATCGGTTCGCAAGGTTCGCCGATATATCGTTGAGGTCCACCGCGAACAATTTGTGGGAGCTGTACGTGAAGGATAACCGATTCGACGACATCGACGAGGTCGAGCTGGAAACCCTGCCCGAACATTGCCGGGTGTACGTCGCGTGA